TACAGAAAATTTGATGGTATCGGCGATCCTCTTTCGTTCATCTTTGAAAAATCCAATGCCAATGTAGCGTGGATGGAACTTGTCGTTTCCTTTGTTGCTATCGTTGCCATTACTACCGTATTACTCGTTTTCCAGATGGGACAACCAAGAATCTGGTATGCGATGAGCCGCGACGGATTGATGCCTGAAAAATTCAAAACGGTACATCCTAAATACAAAACACCATCATTTGCAACGATTGTTACAGGTATTGCCGTAGGAGTTCCTATCCTCTTTACGGACAAGACATTCATTCTTGATTTTACCAGTATAGGGACCATTTTTGCATTCGTTCTTGTTTGTGCAGGAGTTTTAATGCTTCCGGCAAAGGAAAAGATCAAGGGCAGATTCCACCTTCCTTATATTAACGGGAAAATTATATTCCCCGTAATATTTATTGGTGGATTAGTAGGTTTTTATATGTGGCAGCCTCAGTTCTTCCACAACCTCATGGATTGGAATGATCCTAAAGAAGGTGAATTCAGGGCTTCAATCTTTGTGTTCATTATTATTAATCTGATCCTTTGTTTCTTTACTTTTGTTAAAAATTTCTCCTTAATTCCTTTGATAGGGTTAAGCTCATGTCTTTACCTTCTTACTGGAATGAGCCATGAAAACTGGTTCTGGTTCGGATTATGGTTCGCTATAGGTTTAGTGATCTATTTTTGCTACGGATATAAAAACAGTAAGCTGGGAAAGGAATCTTCAAGAGACTAATTACAAATAAGCGAAAAGGCTCAATGGCCAAATCGCAAAAAAATACTACAAGGCAAAGTTGCGATTTCGCAATTTTGCCTTTTATTTTGCTCTTAAATGCCAGTGATTGATCACACCTGAAGTCTATTCAGCATTCCTGTATTTTCAATTGTGAAATTTTAAAATTAAATCACCTTCAGGCAGTTTCACCATTCATAAATCAGTGATTTGATTTCTCACCAAAATTGGCGAACTTATTGCTTTAGATTTTTGGAAACTTAAAAACCATTATACCATGTCTGAAAGAATAAAAACATACAAAGAATTTTATCAGTTTTATCTTACCGAGCACAGTAAAACCGGAACCCGTATTTTTCATTTTCTGGGCACCCTTCTGGTATTTTTAGTTATTGCTTACGTTATCAGTTCAGGAAAGGAAAGGTTCTTATGGTACATTCCTATTTTTGGATATGGTTTTGCCTGGTTCAGTCACGCATTGATTGAAAGAAATAAACCGGCAACTTTCAAATATCCCATATGGTCATTAATTTCAGATTTCCGCTTATTTTTCGAACTTCTGATCGGGAAACAAAAGTTTATCACAAAATAGTCGCATTTCATGCACTATCTCACGTATAATAAATAATCAGCCCGGGTTTTGCTTCGCAAAACCCGGGCTGACTCAAACTTTTAGTTCTCAACCATTACCTCTCTCTACTTAAACCTCTTTTTAAAACTAAACTTCAGCTGGTTAATCAGTCCCGGTTCGATAATATCAATTCCAAGTCCGAAATTGCTATCAGCAACTGTATGATGTGCAGCCCTGAATGTTTCAAATTCTTCTTGCGGGATTTCAAGATTGACCAAAGGCTTATAGTCGATGAAAACAGTTGCTCCGTTTTTGGTGATCTTCTTACGGCTTGTATAGTCAAAATATGGGTTATTGATTGTACTCTCCTGAACCGTATATTTTTCCTCCGTATCTATTTTCTGATCCGTATACAGATTGATCTCATATTTTTCCGTATCAAAATTGTGCCAGAAAGGTAAATCTTTATGGAGGAAATCCCTGGCACTGGCTTTGATTACATTCCGGTCAAAATACATTAAAAACCGGTTGTTTTGCGGATCTACATAATAAGGGTTTTCAACAGTTGCCTGATATTCGATCTTGAATTCGTTCAGCTTTTTGTCATCACTTATAATTTCTATTAAAGCGTCCTTAAAAATATTCCTTACATCCATTCCGTTTCTGTCATTGGAATAATTCAGGCTGTAAAACAGGAAATTATTCCAGCTGTCTATCACTTCTCTTTTATTGGTATTTTTAAAATACCTTCTCATAGCGTTAGCCCTGTTGCCTTTGTATACCGTTGTTAGTTTTAATTTTCCGGTCTTATTTTCTGCATTGAACTCTACTTTTTCATCTATACAATAGTATGGATAGCGGAATGGTTTTCTCTGCTGTAATTCCTGATCTCGCTTCACTTCCAGATAGTGCATAAAATAAATAAAGCCCCTGTTTTCAATCATCCCGAACTCATCACGGATTGTAGCATCTATGAAATATTCCTCTCCTTTATAATTGATTTTCACAACCACATGATTGAATGAAAGCAACGAAGGCAAATAATATTTGATATAATAATCCGTATGATAATTAACCAAAACAACGGATGAATCGACCCCAATATAATCCAAAACAACTTTCAGCAAAACACATTTCGCCTTACAGTCCCCTTGTTTATTCTCGTAAGTTACTGACGGTTCCTGAGGCTTGTGACCATTCATTTCATCAGCATTGAATATATAATAGATATTATTCTGAACGTATTCAATGGCAAACTGAAGTTTCTCATCCTGATTACTAATTGCATCCAGTTTTTCGACAAGTTTTGGAGCAAAATCTTTTAATGAGGACTTATTATAGATCTCTTCATATATAGGAGCAATATAATTGGAAAGATCTTTCCAGTTGCTTTCTGTTGCAAAATCAATGAAAGGAAAAATCTCACGGCTGGCATCTACAGGATTGATGTAATTTTCTTCCCGGATCACAAAACGCTCCCCTTTCTTCAGATGATGAGTTTCAGGTTTTAAAACATTTCCCTGCTCATCTCTGAAAAATACTTTTTTATAGGCAACCGGCTCTTCACGTTCATTAACAAAAGTGAACTGATAACTTCCGTAAGCCCAATAATTATCAGGGCTTACCCATACGTATTTAGAAAATTCCTTCCTTAAAAAATCCCGATCGGTAAAAGCCTTTACCCTGGAATCTTCAAGGATCAGAATATCATAAAGCCTCAGATCTTTTATTGTAATATTAATCTTCTTATTACTGCTTAAGATGCCTCCGCTGCTTTGATTTTCACTATCCAGAACCTTAATTTTTGTATCTGGTATTTTATCGATCAAAACACCTTCTCGTAATACACTGATTCTATGAATATGGTAAACTTCATTTTCTTCGACCACTACATCCATTACTGAAGCCCTCTCCAGATTGGAAGGTTCGTTAAGGGTGTAAGCCATGCATACATACTCATTGCTTTCCGCATTACTCGTGTAATAAATCTTGTCCAGAAAATAGCAATAATCCCGCCCTTCATTAATTTGTTTATTAGAGAAATCCGATTCTCTTATCTTTTCAATAAGCTGTTGATCGTCTACACTTCCCGCCCACGACTCAGGTTTTTGAATTTTGTAATTTTCAATGTGAATTTGATTATCCATATTATTATTTGCTATTTAAAATGTTTTGGTTAAAATAATTAACAGAGCGGAAATTAAATAATAAATACATAAAAAGCAAGAGTAGAACTACGACTGTTGCATACATTCTTTCGGCACAATAATTGCCAGTAAGTTTTAAAATTTAGATTTATGAAAAATATGATGACGATTGTAAGAGGAGCGCTTCCTGTATTAGCTTTGGCTGTATTAACACAATGTACAACTTCTGCAAAAGTTTCCAACGGAAATGAAAAGACTTTCATTGTTGGGCCTCAGACTGCTGATTGTACGGGAGTGGCACCTATGAAATGTCTTCAGGTAAAAGAAAATGCTTCAGAAAGCTGGACGAATTTTTATAGCAATATTGAAGGATTTACCTATGAACCGGGTTACGAATATGTTTTGAAGGTAAAGACTGAAAAAATAGAGAACCCTCCTGCAGACGGATCTTCTATAAAGTACACACTGATCCAACAAGTTTCCAAAACTAAAAAATAAAAAATGCCTCCTTAAAGGGAGGCATTTTTGTATAGTTGACTTATATTCTAATGTTCATGATCTTTTGGAGGTTGCGGGTATTTTCCCTTGGTTGCCTCTCCCACTGTATTAGCTGTAGTCATAGCAACAACAAGATCATTCAGCATTCCACTCGCTGCTGTAGGAGAATTAGGTAACAATACAAGATTACTTCTGCTGCTAGCCCCCACAGAATGGAGTGTATCATAATGCTGCGTCACTACAATCAGAGCAGATGCTTCATGGGAATTGATATCCACATTGTTCAGCATTCTTACAGATTCCTCAAGACCTTTTGCTATTTCTCTCCTTTGATCAGCAATCCCCTGACCCTGTAATTTTTTTGATTCTGCTTCTGCTTTTGCAACAGCTACAATCCTGATTCTTTGTGCTTCGGACTCATATTCGGCAGCTGTTTTTTCTCTTTCAGCCGCGTTGATCCTGTTCATAGCATGTTTTACCTGTTCATCCGGATCAATATCCGTTACAAGAGCTTTGATAATATCATATCCGTAGCTTTGCATTGCTTCCTGGAGCTCTGCTTTTACAGCAATTGCAATATCATCTTTCTTTAAGAAAACATCATCCAGCTTTAACTTAGGAACCTCAGCGCGTACCACATCAAAAACGTATGAGGTGATCTGGTCGTGGGGACTTTCCAAACGGTAAAATGCGTCGGCAACCTGTGTCCTGATCACCTGAAACTGAACGGAAATTTTCATTTTCACGAAAACATTATCCAAAGTCTTGGTATCGATCATAACGTCCAGCTGCTGAATTCTAAGATTCATTCTTTTAGAAATCCTGTCTAAATATGGTATTTTAAGCTGCAAACCCGCATGGCGCACAGAATGGAACTTCCCTAAACGTTCTACAATAGCTGCAGTTTCCTGTTTTACTGTAAAAAAAGAAGCAAAGAGGGTTACAAGCCCTATAAAAACAATAATGCCTAAATATGTCATAGTATAATAATTTTAATTGATAGGTCGTATAAGATACGGTTTTGTTATATTTTTTTTTAACAAAAAATCAATTATAATTACATGGTCATGCCGATGTCGATTCCTTTGATCTTTCGGTAGAGATCAGTGGCATAATTATCGGTCATTCCCGAAACAAAATCGATCACTCCCAATACCTTCTGGTATTCTGTTCCACTATCATATAAAAACTGGTTAGGAAGAAGTTTTAAAGCCATTTTATCATATGATTTTCTTTCTTCTTTTGATTTTAAAACGGAAGGAATGAAATGATCCAACAATTCGTACATAACATTATACCCTGCGTTTTCAATTTCTACAACAGCTTTATGGTTGTATATCTTTTCGATCGAGAAGCTTTCGATATCCTGCAATGTTTTGTTATTGGATTTATAAATATCCAGCAATGCTTTATCCAGGTTCCCACGGAGAATATCTTCAAAGTTCTCTTTATAGGTTTCAATTGATTTATTGAT
The sequence above is drawn from the Chryseobacterium daecheongense genome and encodes:
- a CDS encoding SPFH domain-containing protein; translation: MTYLGIIVFIGLVTLFASFFTVKQETAAIVERLGKFHSVRHAGLQLKIPYLDRISKRMNLRIQQLDVMIDTKTLDNVFVKMKISVQFQVIRTQVADAFYRLESPHDQITSYVFDVVRAEVPKLKLDDVFLKKDDIAIAVKAELQEAMQSYGYDIIKALVTDIDPDEQVKHAMNRINAAEREKTAAEYESEAQRIRIVAVAKAEAESKKLQGQGIADQRREIAKGLEESVRMLNNVDINSHEASALIVVTQHYDTLHSVGASSRSNLVLLPNSPTAASGMLNDLVVAMTTANTVGEATKGKYPQPPKDHEH
- a CDS encoding DUF4377 domain-containing protein — translated: MKNMMTIVRGALPVLALAVLTQCTTSAKVSNGNEKTFIVGPQTADCTGVAPMKCLQVKENASESWTNFYSNIEGFTYEPGYEYVLKVKTEKIENPPADGSSIKYTLIQQVSKTKK
- a CDS encoding DUF962 domain-containing protein, with amino-acid sequence MSERIKTYKEFYQFYLTEHSKTGTRIFHFLGTLLVFLVIAYVISSGKERFLWYIPIFGYGFAWFSHALIERNKPATFKYPIWSLISDFRLFFELLIGKQKFITK